Proteins encoded within one genomic window of Flavobacterium sp. NG2:
- a CDS encoding MBG domain-containing protein codes for MKTNLLTQKLKQSSIFVLLLLLLSITNGFSQTNPTVNLPQSTACTYSGCNAKDLTITNSFIGKLDGSPLDVCNVGNSTTAYLFITVDTGPKYNIYVQFDLYWNEVKVNTTGKYTYAEPNTGNTIPSTPINIAQINFTCGGKLELRNIYVAWKTGGSSSVAAGCASESVGSKCTEAGFIPNIVVNTPLAVDFTSNKSCTTGSFEQIAFTNTSTGGDGTLTYLWNFGSDANPSTSSNSGKSPNPITVTYLTGGSKSISLKVTDGDGDFNTQTKTVLVEACCTNPVIANKTATICSGNPFSILPTNGGSEVVPSDTKYSWNTPVSNPVGAISGGSAQSTAAVGPISQTLTNTTNSAATLTYTVTPKSGDCTGAPFTITITVNPKPIVTNSATATICSGTSPNIALTASTPSSFDWTIGTITGSITGASAGSGASINQTLTNPSTSATGTVQYIVTPTSTTGTCVGSPFTITVTVNPKPTVTNSATATICSGTSPNIALTASTPSSFSWTIGTITGSITGASAGSGASINQTLTNPSTSTSGAVQYIVTPTSTTGNCVGASFTITVTVNPKPTVTNSASATICSGTSPNIALTASTPSNFSWTIGTITGGITGASAGSGASINQTLTNPSTSTSGTVQYIVTPTSTTGTCVGDSFTITVTVNPKPTVTNSATATICSGTSPNITLTASSPSSFSWTIGTITGGITGASAGSGASINQTLTNPSTSTSGTVQYIVTPTSTTGTCVGDSFTITVTVNPKPTVTNSATATICSGTSSNIALTASSPSSFSWTIGTITGGITGASAGSGASINQTLTNPSTSTSGSVQYIVTPTSTTGTCVGDSFTITVTVNPKPTVTNSVTATICSGTSPNIALTASSPSNFSWTIGTITGGITGASAGSGTSINQTLTNPSTSATGTVQYLVTPTTTTGTCSGATFTITVTVKPQAIITTQPVNANITYGDNASFTVVATNVTTYQWQVNTGSGFTNISNNSTYSNATTATLTISNPTVAMSSYTYRALLTGDCINTSTEIRTLTVTPKAVTVVADDKTKVYGDVNPALTAVVTGAVNNDVINYTLSTTATQFSPVDTYPIVVTLGNNPNYIVNKVDGTLTVTPKELNVVVTADDKTKVYGDVNPALTAVVTGAVNNDVINYSLATTATQFSPVDTYPIVVTLGNNPNYIVNKVDGTLTVTPKELNVVVTADDKTKVYGDVNPALTAVVTGAVNNDVINYTLSTTATQFSPVDTYPIVVTLGNNPNYIVNKVDGTLTVTPKELNVVVTADDKTKVYGDVNPALTAVVTGAVNNDVINYTLSTTATQFSPVDTYPIVVTLGNNPNYIVNKVDGTLTVTPKELNVVVTADDKTKVYGDVNPTLTAVVTGAVNNDVINYTLSTTATQFSPVDTYPIVVTLGNNPNYIVNKVDGTLTVTPKELNVVVTADDKTKVYGDVNPTLTAVVTGAVNNDVINYTLSTTATQFSPVDTYPIVVTLGNNPNYIVNKVDGTLTVTPKELNVVVTADDKTKVYGDVNPTLTAVVTGAVNNDVINYSLSTTATQFSPVDTYPIVVTLGNNPNYIVNKVDGTLTVTPKELNVVVTADDKTKVYGDVNPTLTAVVTGAVNNDVINYSLATTATQFSPVDTYPIVVTLGNNPNYIVNKVDGTLTVTPKELNVVVTADDKTKVYGDVNPTLTAVVTGAVNNDVINYTLSTTATQFSPVDTYPIVVTLGNNPNYIVNKVDGTLTVTPKELNVVVTADDKTKVYGDVNPTLTAVVTGAVNNDVINYSLSTTATQFSPVDTYPIVVTLGNNPNYIVNKVDGTLTVTPKELNVVVTADDKTKVYGDVNPALTAVVTGAVNNDVINYSLATTATQFSPVDTYPIVVTLGNNPNYIVNKVDGTLTVTPKELNVVVTADDKTKVYGDVNPALTAVVTGAVNNDVINYSLATTATQFSPVDTYPIVVTLGNNPNYIVNKVDGTLTVTPKELNVVVTADDKTKVYGDENPALTAVVTGAVNNDVINYSLSTTATQFSPVDTYPIVVTLGNNPNYIVNKVDGTLTVTPKELNVVVTADDKTKVYGDVNPALTAVVTGAVNNDVINYTLSTTATQFSPVDTYPIVVTLGNNPNYIVNKVDGTLTVTPKELNVVVTADDKTKVYGDVNPALTAVVTGAVNNDAINYTLSTTATQFSPVDTYPIVVTLGNNPNYIVNKVDGTLTVTPKELNVVVTADDKTKVYGDENPVLTAVVTGAVNNDVINYSLATTATQFSPVDTYPIVVTLGNNPNYIVNKVDGTLTVTPKELNVVVTADDKTKVYGDVNPALTAVVTGAVNNDVINYSLATTATQFSPVDTYPIVVTLGNNPNYIVNKVDGTLTVTPKELNVVVTADDKTKVYGDVNPTLTAVVTGAVNNDVINYTLSTTATQFSPVDTYPIVVTLGNNPNYIVNKVDGTLTVTPKELNVVVTADDKTKVYGDVNPALTAVVTGAVNNDVINYSLSTTATQFSPVDTYPIVVTLGNNPNYIVNKVDGTLTVTPKELNVVVTADDKTKVYGDVNPALTAVVTGAVNNDVINYSLATTATQFSPVDTYPIVVTLGNNPNYIVNKVDGTLTVTPKELNVVVTADDKTKVYGDENPALTAVVTGAVNNDVINYSLATTATQFSLLTLILLL; via the coding sequence ATGAAAACAAATCTACTCACACAAAAATTAAAACAAAGCTCTATTTTTGTTTTATTACTATTACTTCTAAGTATAACAAATGGTTTTTCACAAACTAATCCTACGGTTAATTTGCCACAATCAACTGCTTGTACTTATTCAGGTTGTAATGCAAAAGACTTAACTATTACAAACTCTTTTATTGGAAAATTAGATGGGAGTCCATTAGATGTTTGTAATGTTGGGAATTCAACTACAGCATATTTATTTATAACAGTAGATACTGGTCCAAAATACAATATTTATGTTCAATTTGATCTTTATTGGAATGAAGTTAAAGTAAATACAACTGGTAAATACACTTACGCAGAACCAAACACAGGAAACACTATTCCTTCTACTCCTATTAATATAGCTCAAATAAATTTTACTTGCGGAGGTAAATTGGAATTAAGAAACATTTATGTAGCATGGAAAACAGGTGGTTCATCAAGTGTTGCAGCTGGTTGTGCAAGTGAATCTGTTGGTTCAAAATGTACTGAAGCTGGTTTTATACCAAACATAGTTGTTAACACACCTTTAGCTGTTGATTTTACTTCTAATAAAAGTTGTACAACTGGTAGTTTTGAACAAATAGCATTCACGAATACTTCAACTGGAGGCGATGGGACATTAACTTATTTATGGAACTTTGGTTCAGACGCAAATCCTTCAACTTCATCAAACAGTGGGAAATCACCAAATCCTATTACTGTAACATATCTTACAGGAGGTTCTAAAAGCATTAGCTTAAAAGTTACTGATGGTGATGGCGATTTTAATACTCAAACAAAAACTGTTTTAGTTGAAGCCTGTTGTACAAATCCAGTTATTGCAAATAAAACCGCAACAATATGTAGTGGAAACCCCTTTAGCATTTTACCTACTAATGGTGGTTCAGAGGTGGTTCCATCTGATACTAAGTACTCTTGGAATACTCCAGTTAGTAATCCTGTAGGTGCAATAAGCGGAGGAAGTGCTCAAAGCACAGCTGCTGTTGGTCCTATTAGTCAAACTTTAACAAACACAACAAATAGTGCTGCAACATTAACCTATACAGTAACACCTAAATCTGGTGATTGTACAGGAGCCCCATTTACAATAACAATAACTGTTAATCCTAAACCAATTGTTACCAATTCGGCTACTGCAACTATCTGTAGTGGAACAAGTCCAAACATCGCCTTAACAGCATCAACTCCTAGTAGTTTTGATTGGACTATTGGTACAATAACAGGAAGTATCACTGGCGCTTCTGCAGGTTCAGGAGCTTCTATTAATCAAACTTTAACAAATCCAAGTACTTCTGCTACTGGAACAGTTCAATATATAGTTACTCCAACTTCTACTACAGGAACTTGTGTTGGTTCCCCATTTACGATAACTGTTACGGTTAATCCTAAACCAACTGTTACCAACTCAGCTACTGCAACTATCTGTAGCGGTACAAGTCCAAACATTGCCTTAACGGCATCAACTCCTAGTAGTTTTTCTTGGACTATTGGAACAATAACAGGAAGTATCACTGGTGCTTCTGCAGGTTCAGGAGCTTCTATTAATCAAACTTTAACAAATCCAAGTACTTCTACAAGTGGAGCAGTTCAATATATAGTTACTCCTACTTCAACTACTGGAAATTGTGTTGGTGCCTCATTTACGATAACTGTTACGGTTAATCCTAAACCTACTGTTACCAACTCAGCATCTGCAACTATCTGTAGCGGAACAAGTCCAAACATCGCCTTAACAGCATCAACTCCAAGTAATTTCTCTTGGACTATCGGTACAATTACAGGTGGTATCACTGGCGCTTCTGCTGGTTCAGGGGCTTCTATTAATCAAACTTTAACAAATCCAAGTACTTCTACAAGTGGAACAGTTCAATATATAGTTACTCCAACTTCTACTACAGGAACTTGTGTTGGAGATTCATTTACTATAACAGTAACTGTTAATCCTAAACCAACTGTTACCAATTCAGCTACTGCAACTATCTGTAGTGGAACAAGTCCAAACATTACCTTAACAGCATCATCTCCAAGTAGTTTTTCTTGGACTATTGGTACAATAACTGGAGGTATCACTGGCGCTTCTGCTGGTTCAGGGGCTTCTATTAATCAAACTTTAACAAATCCAAGTACTTCTACAAGTGGAACAGTTCAATATATAGTTACTCCAACTTCTACTACAGGAACTTGTGTTGGAGATTCATTTACTATAACAGTAACTGTTAATCCTAAACCAACTGTTACCAATTCAGCTACTGCAACTATCTGTAGTGGAACAAGTTCAAACATTGCCTTAACAGCATCATCTCCAAGTAGTTTTTCTTGGACTATTGGTACAATAACTGGAGGTATCACTGGCGCTTCTGCTGGTTCAGGAGCTTCTATTAATCAAACTTTAACAAATCCAAGTACTTCTACAAGTGGATCAGTTCAATATATAGTTACTCCAACTTCTACTACAGGAACTTGTGTTGGAGATTCATTTACTATAACAGTAACTGTTAATCCTAAACCAACTGTTACCAATTCGGTTACTGCAACTATCTGTAGCGGTACAAGTCCAAACATTGCCTTAACAGCATCATCTCCAAGTAATTTCTCTTGGACTATTGGTACAATTACAGGTGGTATCACTGGCGCTTCTGCAGGTTCAGGGACTTCTATTAATCAAACTTTGACTAATCCAAGTACTTCTGCTACTGGAACAGTTCAATATTTAGTTACTCCTACTACAACAACTGGTACATGTTCAGGCGCAACTTTTACAATAACTGTAACGGTTAAACCACAGGCTATAATTACTACTCAACCAGTAAATGCAAATATCACTTATGGTGACAATGCAAGTTTTACTGTTGTAGCCACAAATGTTACGACATATCAATGGCAAGTAAATACTGGTTCAGGTTTTACTAATATTTCAAACAATAGTACATATTCAAATGCCACAACAGCAACTTTGACAATTTCAAACCCAACAGTTGCTATGAGTTCTTATACATATAGAGCTCTCTTAACTGGGGATTGTATAAATACATCTACTGAAATAAGAACTTTAACTGTTACCCCAAAAGCCGTAACCGTAGTGGCCGATGATAAAACTAAAGTATATGGTGATGTGAATCCTGCTCTTACTGCTGTGGTAACTGGTGCAGTCAACAATGATGTGATTAACTATACCTTATCAACTACGGCTACACAGTTCTCCCCTGTTGACACTTATCCTATTGTTGTGACTTTAGGAAATAACCCTAACTACATCGTTAACAAAGTAGATGGTACTTTAACGGTTACTCCTAAAGAATTGAACGTAGTAGTTACTGCTGATGATAAAACTAAAGTATACGGTGATGTGAATCCTGCTCTTACTGCTGTGGTAACTGGTGCAGTGAACAATGATGTGATTAACTATAGTTTAGCAACTACAGCTACACAGTTCTCCCCTGTTGACACTTATCCTATTGTTGTGACTTTAGGAAATAATCCTAACTACATCGTTAACAAAGTAGATGGTACTTTAACGGTTACTCCAAAAGAATTGAACGTAGTAGTTACTGCTGATGATAAAACTAAAGTATACGGTGATGTGAATCCTGCTCTTACTGCTGTGGTAACTGGTGCAGTGAACAATGATGTGATTAACTATACCTTATCAACTACGGCTACACAGTTCTCCCCTGTTGACACTTATCCTATTGTTGTGACTTTAGGAAATAATCCTAACTACATCGTTAACAAAGTAGATGGTACTTTAACGGTTACTCCAAAAGAATTGAACGTAGTAGTTACTGCTGATGATAAAACTAAAGTATACGGTGATGTGAATCCTGCTCTTACTGCTGTGGTAACTGGTGCAGTGAACAATGATGTGATTAACTATACCTTATCAACTACGGCTACACAGTTCTCCCCTGTTGACACTTATCCTATTGTTGTGACTTTAGGAAATAATCCTAACTACATCGTTAACAAAGTAGATGGTACTTTAACGGTTACTCCTAAAGAATTGAACGTAGTAGTTACTGCTGATGATAAAACTAAAGTATACGGTGATGTGAATCCTACTCTTACTGCTGTGGTAACTGGTGCAGTCAACAATGATGTGATTAACTATACCTTATCAACTACGGCTACACAGTTCTCCCCTGTTGACACTTATCCTATTGTTGTGACTTTAGGAAATAATCCTAACTACATCGTTAACAAAGTAGATGGTACTTTAACGGTTACTCCTAAAGAATTGAACGTAGTAGTTACTGCTGATGATAAAACTAAAGTATACGGTGATGTGAATCCTACTCTTACTGCTGTGGTAACTGGTGCAGTCAACAATGATGTGATTAACTATACCTTATCAACTACGGCTACACAGTTCTCCCCTGTTGACACTTATCCTATTGTTGTGACTTTAGGAAATAACCCTAACTACATCGTTAACAAAGTAGATGGTACTTTAACGGTTACTCCTAAAGAATTGAACGTAGTAGTTACTGCTGATGATAAAACTAAAGTATACGGTGATGTGAATCCTACTCTTACTGCTGTGGTAACTGGTGCAGTGAACAATGATGTGATTAATTATAGCTTATCAACTACTGCTACACAGTTCTCCCCTGTTGACACTTATCCTATTGTTGTGACTTTAGGAAATAATCCTAACTACATCGTTAACAAAGTAGATGGTACTTTAACGGTTACTCCTAAAGAATTGAACGTAGTAGTTACTGCTGATGATAAAACAAAAGTATACGGTGATGTGAATCCTACTCTTACTGCTGTGGTAACTGGTGCAGTGAACAATGATGTGATTAACTATAGTTTAGCAACTACGGCTACACAGTTCTCCCCTGTTGACACTTATCCTATTGTTGTGACTTTAGGAAATAATCCTAACTACATCGTTAACAAAGTAGATGGTACTTTAACGGTTACTCCTAAAGAATTGAACGTAGTAGTTACTGCTGATGATAAAACTAAAGTATACGGTGATGTGAATCCTACTCTTACTGCTGTGGTAACTGGTGCAGTCAACAATGATGTGATTAACTATACCTTATCAACTACGGCTACACAGTTCTCCCCTGTTGACACTTATCCTATTGTTGTGACTTTAGGAAATAATCCTAACTACATCGTTAACAAAGTAGATGGTACTTTAACGGTTACTCCTAAAGAATTGAACGTAGTAGTTACTGCTGATGATAAAACTAAAGTATACGGTGATGTGAATCCTACTCTTACTGCTGTGGTAACTGGTGCAGTGAACAATGATGTGATTAATTATAGCTTATCAACTACGGCTACACAGTTCTCCCCTGTTGACACTTATCCTATTGTTGTGACTTTAGGAAATAATCCTAACTACATCGTTAACAAAGTAGATGGTACTTTAACGGTTACTCCAAAAGAATTGAACGTAGTAGTTACTGCTGATGATAAAACTAAAGTATATGGTGATGTGAATCCTGCGCTTACTGCTGTGGTAACTGGTGCAGTGAACAATGATGTGATTAACTATAGTTTAGCAACTACAGCTACACAGTTCTCCCCTGTTGACACTTATCCTATTGTTGTGACTTTAGGAAATAATCCTAACTACATCGTTAACAAAGTAGATGGTACTTTAACGGTTACTCCTAAAGAATTGAACGTAGTAGTTACTGCTGATGATAAAACTAAAGTATATGGTGATGTGAATCCTGCGCTTACTGCTGTGGTAACTGGTGCAGTGAACAATGATGTGATTAATTATAGTTTAGCAACTACAGCTACACAGTTCTCCCCTGTTGACACTTATCCTATTGTTGTGACTTTAGGAAATAATCCTAACTACATCGTTAACAAAGTAGATGGTACTTTAACGGTTACTCCTAAAGAATTGAACGTAGTAGTTACTGCTGATGATAAAACTAAAGTATATGGTGATGAAAATCCTGCTCTTACTGCCGTGGTAACTGGTGCAGTGAACAATGATGTGATTAATTATAGCTTATCAACTACGGCTACACAGTTCTCCCCTGTTGACACTTATCCTATTGTTGTGACTTTAGGAAATAATCCTAACTACATCGTTAACAAAGTAGATGGTACTTTAACGGTTACTCCAAAAGAATTGAACGTAGTAGTTACTGCTGATGATAAAACTAAAGTATACGGTGATGTGAATCCTGCTCTTACTGCTGTGGTAACTGGTGCAGTCAACAATGATGTGATTAACTATACCTTATCAACTACGGCTACACAGTTCTCCCCTGTTGACACTTATCCTATTGTTGTGACTTTAGGAAATAATCCTAACTACATCGTTAACAAAGTAGATGGTACTTTAACGGTTACTCCTAAAGAATTGAACGTAGTAGTTACTGCTGATGATAAAACTAAAGTATATGGTGATGTGAATCCTGCTCTTACTGCTGTGGTAACTGGTGCAGTCAACAATGATGCGATTAACTATACCTTATCAACTACGGCTACACAGTTCTCCCCTGTTGACACTTATCCTATTGTTGTGACTTTAGGAAATAATCCTAACTACATCGTTAACAAAGTAGATGGTACTTTAACGGTTACTCCAAAAGAATTGAACGTAGTAGTTACTGCTGATGATAAAACTAAAGTATATGGTGATGAAAATCCTGTTCTTACTGCCGTGGTAACTGGTGCAGTGAACAATGATGTGATTAACTATAGTTTAGCAACTACAGCTACACAGTTCTCCCCTGTTGACACTTATCCTATTGTTGTGACTTTAGGAAATAATCCTAACTACATCGTTAACAAAGTAGATGGTACTTTAACGGTTACTCCAAAAGAATTGAACGTAGTAGTTACTGCTGATGATAAAACTAAAGTATACGGTGATGTGAATCCTGCTCTTACTGCTGTGGTAACTGGTGCAGTGAACAATGATGTGATTAACTATAGTTTAGCAACTACAGCTACACAGTTCTCCCCTGTTGACACTTATCCTATTGTTGTGACTTTAGGAAATAATCCTAACTACATCGTTAACAAAGTAGATGGTACTTTAACGGTTACTCCTAAAGAATTGAACGTAGTAGTTACTGCTGATGATAAAACTAAAGTATACGGTGATGTGAATCCTACTCTTACTGCTGTGGTAACTGGTGCAGTCAACAATGATGTGATTAACTATACCTTATCAACTACGGCTACACAGTTCTCCCCTGTTGACACTTATCCTATTGTTGTGACTTTAGGAAATAATCCTAACTACATCGTTAACAAAGTAGATGGTACTTTAACGGTTACTCCTAAAGAATTGAACGTAGTAGTTACTGCTGATGATAAAACTAAAGTATATGGTGATGTGAATCCTGCGCTTACTGCTGTGGTAACTGGTGCAGTGAACAATGATGTGATTAATTATAGCTTATCAACTACAGCTACACAGTTCTCCCCTGTTGATACTTATCCTATTGTTGTGACTTTAGGAAATAATCCTAACTACATCGTTAACAAAGTAGATGGTACTTTAACGGTTACTCCAAAAGAATTGAACGTAGTAGTTACTGCTGATGATAAAACTAAAGTATACGGTGATGTGAATCCTGCTCTTACTGCTGTGGTAACTGGTGCAGTGAACAATGATGTGATTAACTATAGTTTAGCAACTACGGCTACACAGTTCTCCCCTGTTGACACTTATCCTATTGTTGTGACTTTAGGAAATAATCCTAACTACATCGTTAACAAAGTAGATGGTACTTTAACGGTTACTCCAAAAGAATTGAACGTAGTAGTTACTGCTGATGATAAAACTAAAGTATATGGTGATGAAAATCCTGCTCTTACTGCCGTGGTAACTGGTGCAGTGAACAATGATGTGATTAACTATAGTTTAGCAACTACAGCTACACAGTTCTCCCTGTTGACACTTATCCTATTGTTGTGA
- a CDS encoding histidine phosphatase family protein produces the protein MKNLILIRHGKSNWDTPLKDIDRPLDKRGMKDAHLVSLNIFNYIPDTFVIWSSIAKRASDTALIFAQNLMAPIESIIFKKELYTFDEAQLEKIIKSCDNSFDSIILFGHNGAITNFVNKFGDIFISNVPTSGFVSLQFETDKWDSIDKGKTKKIIIPKDLK, from the coding sequence ATGAAAAATTTAATATTGATACGACATGGAAAGTCAAATTGGGATACACCTTTAAAGGATATAGATAGACCATTAGATAAAAGAGGTATGAAAGATGCTCACTTGGTTTCTTTAAATATATTTAATTATATTCCTGATACTTTTGTAATATGGAGTAGTATAGCTAAAAGAGCATCAGATACCGCATTGATATTTGCACAAAATTTAATGGCACCTATAGAAAGCATTATCTTTAAAAAAGAATTGTACACATTTGATGAAGCACAATTAGAAAAAATTATTAAATCTTGTGATAATTCATTCGATAGTATTATTCTTTTTGGTCATAATGGTGCAATTACAAATTTTGTTAATAAATTTGGGGATATTTTTATTAGTAATGTCCCTACTTCGGGCTTTGTTTCTTTACAATTTGAAACAGATAAATGGGACAGTATTGATAAAGGAAAAACAAAAAAAATAATAATACCTAAAGATTTAAAATAA
- the ppk1 gene encoding polyphosphate kinase 1, with translation MPEQIYIDREKSWLAFNARVLQEAADKSVPLLERLRFLGIFSNNLDEFFRVRFAAIRRLSLSGKTGEKILGGITAQQLIEDITEIVIQHQTESLNIFKEIETELEAQNIFIIKEDEISLEQEIFLKDFFIQKLSPELVTIILNDLAEFPLLKDNMGYLAIKLAMKHQEVRYAIIEIPKTMNRFVVLPSNDDKQYVILIDDVIRHNLKNIFNIFEYETVSAHMIKISRDAQLEIDSDLSKSMLEKISTSVRDRRIGEPVRFIYDQEIEADTLQFFLEKMKIVASDSIIPGGRYHNRRDYMDFPNLGRYDLLYKKNLPLPIPGLSLEGSLLQKISKKDYLLNAPYQSFSYLTRFLREAALDPKVTTIKITLYRLAKNSQIISSLINAAKNGKKVTVQIELQARFDEASNISYAEQMQTEGIELIFGIKGLKVHSKICVIERIEKEKTKRYGFISTGNFNEATAKVYTDVTLLTSHQQILKDISKIFEFFDINYRIHRYKHLIVSPHYTRARFYKLIDREILHALAGRKTYIKLKMNSLSDYPMIDKLYEASKAGVKIQLEVRGICSLIPGVKGLSENIEAISIVDNYLEHSRIYIFGNAGQPDVFISSADFMSRNLDGRVEVTCPIYDQDIKNELIDNFDLGWKGNVKARYHSRLLDNRYRDSNGKPVFRAQLETYIYYQNKVNLLETTFKN, from the coding sequence GTGCCAGAACAAATATATATAGATAGAGAAAAAAGTTGGTTAGCCTTTAATGCTAGAGTACTTCAAGAAGCAGCAGATAAATCAGTACCACTTTTAGAAAGATTACGTTTTTTAGGAATATTTTCAAATAATTTAGATGAATTTTTTAGAGTTCGTTTTGCGGCGATTCGAAGATTGAGTCTTTCAGGTAAGACAGGCGAAAAAATTTTGGGAGGAATTACTGCCCAACAATTAATTGAGGATATTACAGAGATTGTAATCCAACATCAAACGGAAAGTTTAAATATTTTTAAAGAAATTGAGACTGAATTAGAGGCTCAGAATATTTTTATTATTAAAGAAGATGAGATTTCATTGGAGCAAGAAATCTTCTTAAAAGATTTTTTTATTCAAAAATTAAGTCCAGAATTAGTTACCATTATACTTAACGATTTAGCTGAATTTCCTTTGTTAAAAGACAATATGGGCTATTTGGCTATAAAACTGGCAATGAAACATCAAGAAGTTCGTTATGCCATTATCGAAATTCCAAAAACGATGAATCGTTTTGTTGTTTTACCTTCTAATGATGACAAACAATATGTTATTTTAATTGATGATGTCATTCGCCATAATTTAAAAAACATTTTCAATATTTTCGAATATGAAACGGTTTCTGCACATATGATTAAAATCAGTCGTGATGCTCAATTAGAGATTGATAGCGACTTGAGTAAGAGTATGTTGGAAAAAATATCAACTAGTGTAAGAGATAGAAGAATAGGAGAGCCTGTTCGTTTTATCTATGATCAAGAAATCGAAGCGGATACCTTGCAGTTTTTTTTAGAAAAAATGAAAATTGTTGCTTCTGATAGTATCATTCCAGGGGGAAGATATCATAATAGAAGAGATTATATGGATTTTCCGAACTTAGGAAGATATGATTTATTGTATAAGAAGAATCTTCCGTTACCCATACCAGGATTAAGTTTAGAAGGAAGTTTGTTGCAAAAAATAAGTAAGAAAGATTATTTATTGAATGCTCCATATCAATCATTCTCCTATTTAACTCGTTTTTTGAGAGAAGCTGCTTTGGATCCAAAAGTAACTACCATCAAAATAACACTCTATAGGCTTGCAAAAAACTCCCAAATTATTAGTTCGTTAATTAATGCGGCTAAGAATGGGAAAAAAGTAACAGTTCAAATTGAATTACAAGCTCGCTTTGATGAAGCGTCTAATATTTCGTATGCTGAACAAATGCAAACAGAAGGTATTGAACTTATTTTTGGTATAAAAGGACTAAAAGTTCATAGTAAAATTTGTGTCATTGAGAGAATCGAAAAAGAAAAAACCAAGCGTTATGGTTTTATTTCAACAGGAAATTTTAATGAAGCAACTGCTAAAGTATATACCGATGTAACTTTGCTAACCAGTCATCAGCAGATATTAAAAGATATTTCTAAAATTTTTGAATTTTTTGATATCAATTATAGGATACATCGTTATAAACATTTAATTGTTTCTCCTCATTATACTAGAGCTCGTTTTTATAAATTGATTGATAGAGAAATTTTGCATGCTCTCGCTGGAAGAAAGACATATATCAAATTGAAGATGAATAGTTTGTCTGATTATCCAATGATTGATAAACTCTACGAGGCAAGTAAAGCTGGAGTTAAAATTCAATTAGAAGTGAGAGGTATATGTTCTTTAATTCCTGGAGTGAAAGGTCTTAGTGAAAATATTGAAGCAATAAGTATTGTTGATAATTACTTAGAGCACTCCAGAATTTATATTTTCGGAAATGCAGGTCAGCCAGATGTTTTTATCTCTTCAGCTGATTTTATGAGTAGAAACTTAGACGGACGTGTTGAAGTAACTTGTCCTATTTATGACCAAGATATAAAAAATGAATTGATAGATAATTTTGATTTAGGGTGGAAAGGAAATGTAAAGGCAAGGTATCATTCACGATTATTGGATAATAGATATCGAGACAGTAATGGAAAACCAGTATTTAGAGCTCAGCTTGAAACCTATATTTACTATCAAAACAAAGTTAATTTACTAGAAACTACTTTTAAAAATTAA